The genomic window GCAGCATCAGGTCGCGCTCGACGTAGTCCTCCCGGGATATGTCCTGGACCTTGACGACCGGGATCATCTTCTCCAGCTGCTTGCGGACCTGCTCGAGGTGCCGCTCGTCCCCCTTGACGACGACGGTGATCCGCGAGAGCTGCGGGCTTTCGGTCTCGCCGACGGCGAGGCTGTCGATGTTGAAGCCCCGCGAGGCGAACATGCCGGAGATCTGCGCCAGGACGCCCGGCTGGTTCTGCACCAGCACGGAGAGCACGTGGCGGCTCCGGCCCGTCACCACCGGGAGCCTCGCGGCCGCCCCGCCCGGGGCCGGGTTGGCATTCGATCCTGAGCCCGCTGCTGTCGCCATCGACTTTTCCCCACGCCGGCCTGCCCGCGTCGCGTGAACCGCGGCGTGGCTCCCACGTCCGAGCACAACCAGCCAAAGAATTTACATCTTTCCTGCCAATTCACGCAAGGGCTTCGCGATCCGCCGCGGCGCCCTCAGACACCCCGGGCCGGCGAGCGGTTCGGCCTCGCCGGCCCGGTGGTCCGATCCGCGGGTCTGCCGACCGGCCCGATCAGGGCTGGATCGGGGGCAGCCCCGGGGGGAGCCCGCCGCCGGGGAGCCCGCCGCCCGAGGGGAAGCCCGAGGGCATCGAGCCCTCGCCGCCCGGGGCCTTCTTCGGCTGGAGCAGCGCGACGGGGTCCACCTTGATGGACCGGAAGCTGTCGCCGGGCGTGACGTAGTACCACGGGCCGAAGCGGTCGGTCAGCTCGTCCGCCTTCTTCTTGCCGTCGGCCAGCTTCTTCTCGTAGTCCTTCTGGGCCTGCTCCGCCCGCTCCTTCTTCGCCTTCGCCTTGGCGACGACGGCCGGGTCGTTCGGGTCGGTCGCGAACGGCTTGGCGGGGATCGTGCCGGGCGGGGTGATCGGCTTCGGGTCGTCCTCCTCCGGCTTGGGCTTGCCGATCAGGGCCGGGTCGTAGGACGCCGTGACCATGACGTAGCGGTTCTCGGCCGCGCCCTGGTCCTTCTTGGGGGCCTCCTTGGCCTTGCCTTCGGCCGAATCGGCCTTGTCCTCGGACTCGCCGGAGGTCAGCTCGGCCCCGGTGCCGAAGGCGAGCTCGCCGAACCGGAGGGTGTAGACGACCCCTTCGTCGGTGTAGACCTTCACGTCGCCCTGGTTGGACAGCATCTGGCCGTCCCGGGTCGGGAAGAAGCCCTTGGCGGCGAGGCCCTGGAGGACGTTCTTGGGGAACTCGAAGTTCTTGTCGCCGCTCCGCTTCAGCTCCCGGGTGACGCCCGCCGGCTTGACGCGGACGCCGACGATCTTCAGGTCCGCCAGGGCGTCGGCCATGGCCCGCAGCTTGTCGGCGTCGAGCTCCTTGTCGGCCGGCATGCCCTCCATCGTCCAGGGCGAGCTCGAGTCCTTGCGCTCGATCGTGACGATCGGGCCCTGCTCGATCCCCTGCTCGAGGCTCACCTTGTGGTTGTCGAAGACGACCTTGCGGACGTGGCTGGCGTCCAGCTTGAGGAGGTTCGTCTCGATCCAGTCGGCGAACCGCGCCGAGGGCTCGGCCTTGAGGCGGACGCCGTAGACGCGCTTCGTGTCCGGGATGCGGACGTAGTGCTGCGTGGTCTGGTCCTTGGAGTCGGCCCCCTTCGAGGTGCTGCCCTTGATCTCGGAGCCGATGATGAAGTCGGCCAGGACCTTCTCGGCCGAGTTCCGGAGGGTGATCCGCTTGCCGCGACCCTTGAGCGTGGTCGCCTTCGTATCCAGGGGGTCGATCACGTTCATCGCCTCGTAGTCCTCGGGGCGATCGGAGCGGATCGTGTCCTTGATCAGGTCCATCACGGCCGCGGCCGTCTTCGAGAGCCGGTCGCGGGCGTCCGCCGGGTAGTCGTGGTGCGACGGGATGACCCAGCGGTTGTTCTTCAGCATGACCCGGAAGCGGATCGGCTCGGCGAGCTGGGCGTCGTAGTCGACGACCTCCAGGTCGGTGCACTCGAGCGGGTCCTTGAAGTCCGGGTAGAACGGCTGGCCCTGGTCGTTGAAGACGTCGGAGCGGATCGTCCGGTCCCTCGTGGTGACGAACGCCGCCCCGGTGAGCACCAGGGCCACGGCGGCGAAGATCAGGGTCTTGAATAGGTCGGTCATCGTCGATCCTCGGGGAAGGGCCCGGCGGCTCGGGCTCGTATCGCTTCGATCATTGCTCGGGTGATTCTCTCGCGGCGGGATCCGGGATGTCCGGAGCGGTCGACGCCACCCCACGGCCCTCCACCGCAACGGGGGGAGGGGCCCCGGAGTGCCGCCCCGTCGCTCGCGGGCCAGGCGAAGGCTGGCGAGGGGGGGCCGGGGCGGCCCCCCTCGCAGGGTGCGTCGCGGGGGAGGCGGTCAGGCCAGCCGGGTGGGGACGGCGCCCCGGTTCTCGCGGCCGAGGCGGACCCCGAAGACGATCAGGCCCAGGATCAGCGGGGGCAGCGGCGGGA from Aquisphaera giovannonii includes these protein-coding regions:
- the ilvN gene encoding acetolactate synthase small subunit; protein product: MATAAGSGSNANPAPGGAAARLPVVTGRSRHVLSVLVQNQPGVLAQISGMFASRGFNIDSLAVGETESPQLSRITVVVKGDERHLEQVRKQLEKMIPVVKVQDISREDYVERDLMLLKLRAKAGDRPEVQTLAQIFRARIVDVSPDHLMIEISGKERKIEAFIEAVRGYGILELARTGGIALVRGMGHLEDAPEAPAPPADDEDEASVQGHSEL
- a CDS encoding DUF4340 domain-containing protein, whose translation is MTDLFKTLIFAAVALVLTGAAFVTTRDRTIRSDVFNDQGQPFYPDFKDPLECTDLEVVDYDAQLAEPIRFRVMLKNNRWVIPSHHDYPADARDRLSKTAAAVMDLIKDTIRSDRPEDYEAMNVIDPLDTKATTLKGRGKRITLRNSAEKVLADFIIGSEIKGSTSKGADSKDQTTQHYVRIPDTKRVYGVRLKAEPSARFADWIETNLLKLDASHVRKVVFDNHKVSLEQGIEQGPIVTIERKDSSSPWTMEGMPADKELDADKLRAMADALADLKIVGVRVKPAGVTRELKRSGDKNFEFPKNVLQGLAAKGFFPTRDGQMLSNQGDVKVYTDEGVVYTLRFGELAFGTGAELTSGESEDKADSAEGKAKEAPKKDQGAAENRYVMVTASYDPALIGKPKPEEDDPKPITPPGTIPAKPFATDPNDPAVVAKAKAKKERAEQAQKDYEKKLADGKKKADELTDRFGPWYYVTPGDSFRSIKVDPVALLQPKKAPGGEGSMPSGFPSGGGLPGGGLPPGLPPIQP